The Calditerrivibrio nitroreducens DSM 19672 genome window below encodes:
- a CDS encoding P-loop NTPase, whose protein sequence is MAEIIAVASGKGGVGKSFFSANLAMSMKKLYDAILLVDGDLGGANLHSFVGLKAQGKGIYNFLKENFRIEDVILETPAQVDFIGGSSDILGMAHINNFEKLKILNHLKRANYKYVVMDLGAGTSYNMIDFFNFSDKKVLIMNSEPTSIENSYGFLKIALYRKIERHLFKDPRLENICSKLRSRSMNYQRVDDILEELDRIDRKISEEVLEIVSEYKVGLVLNMLKFKKELNIFYGFENVSKKYLRISVEKLGFLPYDLYVSESLKKLEPYYLNTTDSNREFFDDIRDLILKKL, encoded by the coding sequence ATGGCTGAGATTATTGCTGTGGCAAGCGGTAAAGGTGGCGTTGGGAAGAGTTTTTTTTCTGCTAATCTTGCGATGTCGATGAAAAAACTTTATGATGCAATTTTGCTGGTTGATGGTGACCTGGGTGGGGCAAATCTCCACAGTTTTGTGGGATTAAAGGCACAGGGAAAAGGGATTTATAATTTTCTCAAGGAAAATTTTAGAATAGAAGATGTCATATTGGAAACTCCTGCTCAAGTAGATTTTATTGGTGGTTCCAGCGATATATTGGGGATGGCACATATCAATAATTTTGAGAAGTTAAAGATTTTAAACCATTTAAAAAGAGCAAATTATAAATATGTCGTAATGGATCTTGGAGCTGGGACGAGCTATAATATGATCGATTTTTTTAATTTTTCTGATAAAAAAGTTCTAATTATGAATAGTGAGCCCACCTCCATTGAAAATTCCTATGGATTTTTGAAGATCGCCCTATACCGCAAGATAGAAAGACATCTCTTTAAGGATCCAAGATTGGAGAATATATGCAGTAAGTTAAGAAGTAGGAGTATGAATTACCAGAGAGTTGACGATATTCTGGAGGAATTGGATCGGATAGATAGGAAAATTTCAGAAGAGGTTCTGGAAATTGTAAGTGAATATAAAGTAGGGCTTGTACTAAATATGTTGAAATTTAAAAAAGAATTAAATATTTTTTATGGCTTTGAGAATGTATCAAAGAAATATTTGAGAATTTCTGTTGAAAAATTGGGATTTTTACCTTATGATTTGTATGTTAGTGAGAGTTTGAAAAAGCTTGAACCTTACTATTTGAATACTACGGATAGCAACAGAGAGTTTTTTGATGATATAAGAGATTTAATTTTGAAAAAATTGTAG
- a CDS encoding DUF2062 domain-containing protein, producing MRKRLVDALKYIVHIDASANRIALSSGLGMVIGFSPYLGFHTLLATIVSVGLRLPIYPLMIGAYITNPFTIPPIYAFLYKVGVILTDSNKKDLNWNIHSFSELITLAKNILWPLFVGCHVFGLVAGVVTYFVVKYLLIKYRGY from the coding sequence ATGAGAAAAAGATTAGTCGATGCTTTAAAATATATAGTACATATTGATGCATCAGCAAATAGGATAGCATTGAGCAGTGGGTTGGGGATGGTGATAGGTTTTAGCCCATATTTAGGATTTCATACTTTATTAGCCACCATTGTAAGTGTGGGGTTGAGATTACCCATATATCCTCTCATGATAGGTGCTTATATCACAAACCCTTTCACAATCCCCCCAATCTATGCATTTTTGTATAAAGTTGGTGTTATTTTGACCGATAGTAATAAAAAGGATTTAAACTGGAATATCCATAGTTTCAGTGAACTTATAACACTTGCAAAAAATATACTATGGCCACTTTTTGTTGGTTGTCATGTTTTTGGTTTGGTGGCAGGTGTGGTTACATATTTTGTAGTTAAATATCTTTTGATAAAGTATAGGGGTTACTAA
- the lon gene encoding endopeptidase La: MVDQQFENELTIPEVLPLLPVRDIVVFPYMVVPLFIGRESSIAAVDEALNSKRMIFLSTQKDPMMEDPGEDDIYKIGTVAMILRMLKLPDGRVKILVQGLKRGEIEEFVQKEQFFKTKIKTFDEEESPTSDLKVEALIRYVKEQLAKAVNLGKPMLPDLLAVIDTINIPGKLADIIAANLGLKTNEAQEILEKLDFVERLNRVSQFLTREISILEVQNKILSDAKGEIDKSQREYFLKEQLKAIRKELGDEDDLSKEVEEFEEKLKKLKMPKEVKEEATKQLKRLSRMHSDSAEATVVRTFLEWIVELPWGKYTKDNLDIENAKKVLEEDHYGLEEVKDRILDFLAVRKLNSKMKSPIICFVGPPGVGKTSLGRSIARAMGRKFVRISLGGLRDEAEIRGHRRTYIGALPGKIIQGLRNAGSSNPVFMLDEIDKLGSDFRGDPSSALLEVLDPEQNNAFVDHYLGVPYDLSKVMFITTANYLDPIPPALKDRMEIIHIPGYIEEEKIQIAKKYLVPRQIVENGLKPDQLFITDKILSFIISGYTRESGLRNLERLVGTICRKVARRVATGEDKIFKITKNNVIKYLGPVKYYEEDELKENEVGIVTGLAWTPYGGDVLFIESAKYKGKGNLVLTGQLGDVMKESARAALTFVRSIAEKYNIEPKLFEEHDIHLHVPAGAIPKDGPSAGITMATAIFSLFSGKKVKKDVAMTGEITITGKVLPIGGLKEKLLAAKRLGIKTVVIPKKNENDLIKLSKDLKKGIHVIPVERFEEVLRIAIEDL, translated from the coding sequence ATAGTGGATCAACAGTTTGAAAATGAATTAACAATACCGGAAGTATTACCTTTACTGCCTGTTCGTGATATAGTTGTTTTCCCCTATATGGTGGTACCTTTGTTCATCGGCAGAGAATCCAGTATTGCGGCGGTGGATGAAGCATTAAATTCCAAAAGGATGATTTTCCTCTCCACCCAGAAGGATCCGATGATGGAGGATCCTGGTGAGGATGATATATACAAAATTGGTACGGTGGCTATGATTCTTAGGATGTTGAAGCTTCCGGATGGAAGGGTCAAGATCCTTGTGCAGGGTTTGAAAAGAGGTGAGATAGAAGAGTTTGTACAAAAGGAGCAATTTTTTAAAACAAAGATAAAAACATTTGATGAAGAGGAATCACCCACAAGTGATTTGAAGGTGGAAGCACTCATAAGATATGTGAAGGAACAGCTTGCTAAGGCTGTAAACCTGGGTAAGCCAATGCTTCCGGATCTGCTTGCGGTTATTGATACAATTAATATCCCTGGAAAGTTGGCGGATATAATTGCCGCTAATCTGGGGCTTAAAACGAATGAGGCTCAGGAGATTCTTGAAAAACTTGATTTTGTTGAAAGGTTAAATAGAGTAAGCCAGTTCCTCACAAGGGAGATATCGATACTGGAGGTGCAGAATAAGATTCTCAGCGACGCAAAGGGTGAGATTGATAAAAGTCAGAGGGAGTACTTCCTCAAAGAGCAGTTGAAAGCCATCAGGAAAGAGTTGGGGGATGAAGACGACCTTTCTAAAGAGGTTGAGGAGTTTGAAGAAAAACTGAAGAAGCTTAAGATGCCCAAAGAGGTGAAGGAAGAGGCCACCAAACAACTTAAAAGACTTTCCAGAATGCATTCCGATTCCGCAGAAGCCACTGTGGTGAGGACATTTCTTGAATGGATCGTGGAACTTCCATGGGGTAAATATACAAAAGACAATCTTGATATAGAGAATGCCAAAAAAGTGCTTGAGGAGGATCATTACGGTTTAGAGGAGGTAAAAGATCGTATACTCGATTTCCTTGCCGTGAGAAAACTTAATTCAAAAATGAAGAGTCCCATAATCTGTTTCGTGGGGCCTCCGGGAGTTGGTAAGACTTCACTTGGTAGATCCATAGCAAGGGCTATGGGGAGAAAGTTTGTGAGAATCTCTCTGGGTGGATTAAGGGATGAAGCTGAAATTAGAGGACATAGACGTACATATATTGGTGCGTTACCCGGTAAAATCATTCAGGGCTTGAGGAACGCCGGTAGCAGTAATCCTGTATTTATGCTTGATGAAATAGATAAACTGGGGAGCGATTTCAGAGGTGATCCATCGTCTGCTTTACTGGAGGTTCTGGATCCGGAGCAGAATAATGCCTTTGTGGATCATTATCTTGGAGTCCCCTATGACCTTTCGAAGGTGATGTTTATAACAACCGCAAATTATCTCGATCCCATCCCACCTGCATTAAAGGATAGGATGGAAATCATTCATATACCAGGTTATATTGAAGAGGAAAAGATACAGATAGCCAAAAAGTATCTTGTCCCAAGACAGATTGTTGAAAATGGTTTAAAACCAGATCAACTTTTTATTACAGATAAAATACTTTCATTTATAATCTCTGGGTATACGAGGGAGTCAGGTTTACGTAATCTTGAGCGGTTGGTGGGAACAATCTGTAGAAAAGTAGCCCGGAGAGTTGCTACTGGTGAAGATAAGATATTCAAGATTACGAAAAATAATGTAATAAAATATCTTGGTCCTGTGAAATACTATGAAGAGGATGAGTTAAAAGAGAATGAGGTGGGTATAGTTACAGGTCTTGCCTGGACGCCTTACGGTGGTGATGTATTATTTATAGAGTCTGCAAAGTATAAAGGTAAAGGGAATCTCGTGTTGACGGGACAATTGGGTGATGTGATGAAGGAGTCCGCAAGGGCAGCTCTAACATTTGTACGTTCCATTGCGGAAAAGTACAATATTGAACCTAAGCTGTTTGAAGAACATGATATACATCTTCACGTGCCAGCTGGAGCAATACCAAAAGATGGACCATCCGCAGGGATCACAATGGCAACCGCAATATTTTCATTGTTTAGTGGTAAAAAGGTAAAAAAAGACGTAGCCATGACTGGAGAGATTACAATTACAGGGAAAGTGCTGCCGATTGGAGGATTGAAAGAGAAGCTGCTTGCCGCAAAAAGGTTGGGTATCAAAACAGTCGTAATTCCTAAGAAAAATGAAAATGATCTGATAAAACTTTCTAAAGATCTCAAAAAGGGGATTCATGTGATACCAGTGGAAAGATTCGAGGAAGTTTTAAGGATAGCTATTGAAGATCTATGA
- a CDS encoding Hsp20/alpha crystallin family protein yields MDELSSLEKIVLIHGLGGEISNILTRIVKDVYEQGHFPPVDISLRNDSVVVWIELAGVKRENVKIYLYEDLLVMEGIIRPAKADNYNFLRVERNSNPFRRIVKLPVKVDSKNFEARFENGVFRIEFKRMPKEFVLIKLTEDGGQ; encoded by the coding sequence ATGGATGAGCTATCCTCACTGGAAAAAATAGTTTTAATTCACGGACTTGGTGGAGAAATTTCCAATATCCTTACCAGGATAGTAAAGGATGTTTATGAACAGGGTCATTTCCCTCCTGTGGATATAAGTCTCAGAAACGATTCTGTTGTAGTTTGGATTGAGCTTGCCGGAGTAAAACGGGAGAATGTGAAGATCTATCTATATGAAGATCTTCTCGTAATGGAGGGGATTATAAGACCTGCAAAAGCTGACAACTACAATTTTCTACGAGTTGAAAGAAATTCAAATCCATTCAGGAGGATCGTAAAATTGCCTGTTAAGGTGGATAGTAAAAATTTTGAAGCAAGATTTGAAAATGGTGTTTTTAGGATAGAATTTAAAAGGATGCCAAAAGAGTTTGTTTTAATCAAATTAACTGAAGATGGAGGACAATAG
- the galU gene encoding UTP--glucose-1-phosphate uridylyltransferase GalU: protein MKIRKAVFPVAGFGTRMLPATKAIPKEMITLVDKPLIQYAVEEAVEAGIEEIIFITGRFKRAIEDHFDKSIELEIALKESKKEKEYEILSKISEMCDFITVRQKEQKGLGHAIYCARDVLGKDPFVVILPDDIISYKESVTGQLIKKFEEFGSPVLAITEVPAEETYKYGIVDIEKKMDERTFKLKGMVEKPKSNPPSNYAIIGRYVLTYDVLKAIEECDTNQGEIQLTDAIRKVTKDQSSYGYLYDGLRFDCGNKIGYLDATIHFALNRDDLKDDFTKILKKYC, encoded by the coding sequence ATGAAGATTCGAAAAGCTGTTTTTCCGGTTGCCGGGTTTGGTACAAGGATGCTTCCGGCTACCAAGGCGATACCTAAGGAGATGATTACGCTTGTTGATAAACCTTTGATTCAATATGCTGTGGAAGAAGCGGTGGAGGCAGGTATTGAGGAGATTATATTTATAACAGGGAGATTCAAAAGAGCTATAGAGGACCATTTTGATAAATCTATAGAGCTTGAAATTGCTCTAAAAGAATCGAAAAAAGAGAAGGAATATGAGATCCTTTCAAAAATAAGTGAGATGTGTGATTTCATCACCGTAAGGCAGAAAGAACAAAAAGGCTTAGGTCATGCGATATACTGTGCCAGAGATGTGTTGGGGAAGGATCCTTTTGTGGTGATACTGCCGGACGATATCATAAGCTACAAAGAATCTGTTACCGGACAGCTTATCAAAAAGTTTGAAGAGTTTGGATCACCTGTACTCGCAATTACAGAGGTTCCTGCTGAAGAGACTTATAAATACGGTATAGTTGATATTGAGAAAAAAATGGATGAAAGAACTTTTAAGTTAAAAGGGATGGTGGAAAAGCCTAAAAGTAACCCTCCTTCTAATTATGCAATAATTGGTCGGTATGTATTGACCTATGATGTTTTGAAAGCCATTGAAGAATGTGATACAAATCAGGGTGAAATTCAGCTTACCGATGCGATACGCAAAGTTACAAAAGATCAGAGTAGCTATGGTTATCTTTATGACGGTTTAAGATTTGATTGTGGAAATAAGATTGGCTATCTTGATGCCACAATCCATTTTGCATTAAATAGAGATGATTTGAAAGATGATTTTACAAAAATTTTGAAAAAATATTGTTGA
- the amrB gene encoding AmmeMemoRadiSam system protein B, whose translation MRREAVVKEYFYPSDRGTLKKLFQSWGQVDTSKKDALVSIVPHAGYIYSGEVAFRVLSAINIKRRVILMGPNHTGFGQRVSIYPGGSWETPFGDIDIDEELVERFVNVGLKTDTLAHLKEHSLEVILPILKYLNENCKIVPITISYLRYDECMMVAEKILDVVNYFKDEVTFVISSDFNHFEDEKTTLLKDKYAIDAILRLDPEGLYNVVRDKDISMCGVIPSTIGLIVAKNLGAQKGELLIHTTSGRVSGDYDRVVGYAGIVIS comes from the coding sequence ATGCGCAGGGAAGCTGTAGTAAAAGAGTATTTTTATCCATCTGATAGAGGAACTTTAAAAAAACTTTTTCAGTCTTGGGGGCAGGTAGATACCTCCAAAAAGGATGCGTTGGTTTCTATTGTGCCGCATGCAGGGTATATCTACTCCGGTGAAGTGGCTTTCAGGGTATTATCAGCGATAAATATAAAAAGACGTGTGATCCTTATGGGACCCAACCATACCGGTTTTGGTCAAAGGGTGTCCATATATCCTGGTGGTTCCTGGGAGACCCCTTTTGGGGATATTGATATCGACGAAGAGTTGGTGGAGAGGTTTGTAAACGTAGGATTAAAAACTGACACACTTGCCCATCTTAAAGAGCATTCCCTTGAGGTGATACTTCCTATACTTAAATACTTGAATGAAAATTGTAAAATAGTGCCGATTACCATATCATATTTAAGATATGATGAATGTATGATGGTGGCGGAGAAGATACTCGATGTGGTAAACTATTTTAAAGATGAGGTTACATTTGTTATAAGTTCGGATTTTAACCATTTTGAGGATGAAAAAACGACTCTTTTGAAGGATAAGTATGCCATAGATGCAATATTGAGGCTTGATCCAGAAGGTTTGTATAATGTTGTCAGAGATAAAGATATCTCCATGTGTGGGGTGATACCATCCACCATCGGGCTTATAGTTGCAAAAAATCTTGGGGCCCAAAAGGGAGAGCTTCTTATTCATACAACAAGTGGAAGGGTAAGTGGGGATTACGATAGAGTTGTGGGGTATGCTGGAATTGTGATCAGTTGA
- the mqnE gene encoding aminofutalosine synthase MqnE — MKSLFKDDIISLGKKALEIKRSLWGDKVFFVKNIHLNYTNICINGCKFCAFAKDESDAEAYEYTINDVIDYLKQNCASCKEVHIVGGLHPHFKFDYYLNMLRAIKSNFPGIAVKAFSAVEIDYFTKISGLSTEKVLIKLKEAGLDMMPGGGAEIFAEGTRNEICPEKISAERWLEIMEIAHNQGIKTNATMLYGHIESEDDIIDHLLKLRKLQEKTGGFNAFIPLSFHPENTFLNHLYPSTGVEDIKIISISRIILDNIPHIKGYWVMLGEKTAQVALYFGADDLDGTIVKEKITHSAGASSKEGLTESELIYMIKSAGFIPVERDSFYNEIKIY; from the coding sequence ATGAAGAGCCTTTTTAAAGATGATATCATAAGCTTAGGAAAGAAGGCGCTGGAAATAAAACGTTCCCTCTGGGGTGATAAGGTATTCTTTGTAAAAAATATACATCTAAATTATACAAATATATGCATTAATGGTTGCAAATTCTGTGCTTTTGCAAAAGATGAATCAGATGCAGAGGCATATGAATATACCATTAATGATGTTATAGATTACCTAAAACAAAACTGTGCATCCTGTAAAGAGGTTCATATTGTGGGTGGCTTGCATCCCCATTTTAAGTTTGACTATTATTTGAATATGCTTAGAGCAATTAAATCTAATTTCCCTGGTATTGCAGTGAAAGCCTTTAGTGCTGTAGAGATTGACTATTTTACAAAGATATCAGGTTTAAGCACAGAAAAGGTGCTAATTAAATTAAAAGAAGCTGGACTTGATATGATGCCGGGTGGTGGGGCGGAGATCTTTGCTGAAGGTACGAGAAATGAGATCTGTCCTGAAAAGATCTCTGCCGAAAGATGGCTTGAAATAATGGAGATTGCCCATAATCAGGGGATCAAAACAAACGCTACTATGCTTTATGGACACATAGAGTCTGAGGATGACATAATCGATCATCTTCTTAAGCTAAGAAAACTGCAGGAAAAAACAGGTGGATTCAATGCCTTTATTCCCCTTTCTTTTCATCCTGAAAATACCTTTTTAAACCATCTTTATCCTTCCACAGGAGTTGAGGATATCAAAATTATATCAATATCCCGAATTATTCTTGACAACATACCTCACATTAAGGGATACTGGGTTATGTTGGGGGAAAAGACAGCTCAGGTGGCTTTATATTTTGGGGCTGACGATCTTGATGGGACGATCGTAAAAGAGAAGATCACCCATTCAGCCGGAGCCTCTTCCAAAGAAGGTTTAACGGAATCTGAATTGATATATATGATAAAGTCGGCAGGGTTTATTCCTGTGGAGAGGGATTCTTTTTATAATGAAATCAAAATTTACTAA
- a CDS encoding HD domain-containing phosphohydrolase, with product MENDVNILVVDDEDYIRDSIKLILEEEKYGFIEAEDGFKALDILEKRKDEIDIVMTDLKMPEMDGITLLKIIKERYPDMTVIIITGYPSLETAIETLQIGADDYITKPFNVNDVHSKLKRALESKKLKREVALLTDIVSIYESARFLSSTLSQEEILLEITKKLIGEFGLDGFYIKLFTRKLTLHNAEQELINFLDDEFYAKRVLILFGSAREYEFKTVCNGKNYSVIIFPMYSKDGLWGIFAIYYDSKKKLSNIKKEMLNIYSGQISLALQNSLSFLDLSDGYMQTIVSLSNAVDAKDSYTRGHSENVKRYSMMIVDEIGFPSEFGKYMTYAGLLHDIGKIGVDTYIIVKPDRLSPEEFVEMKKHPVYGKEILEPIKFLGDVPYYVLFHHEKVDGTGYPYGLKDKEIPIGAKILSVADSYDAMTTDRSYRPRRTPLEAIEELDRCSGTQFDREIVSAFKSALKKSKVI from the coding sequence ATGGAAAACGACGTAAATATTTTAGTTGTGGATGATGAAGATTACATAAGAGATAGCATAAAATTGATTCTTGAAGAGGAGAAATATGGATTTATTGAGGCGGAAGATGGTTTTAAAGCCCTCGATATCCTTGAAAAAAGAAAAGATGAAATCGACATAGTGATGACAGATCTAAAGATGCCAGAAATGGATGGCATTACACTTCTAAAAATCATCAAAGAGCGTTACCCTGATATGACAGTTATAATAATCACCGGGTACCCAAGTCTTGAGACTGCTATAGAGACGTTGCAAATAGGTGCTGATGATTATATTACCAAACCCTTTAATGTAAACGATGTCCATTCAAAGCTGAAAAGGGCACTTGAATCGAAAAAATTAAAAAGAGAAGTGGCATTACTCACAGATATTGTTTCTATATATGAGTCTGCAAGGTTCCTATCTTCTACACTATCACAAGAGGAGATACTTTTAGAGATCACCAAAAAATTGATTGGTGAATTTGGTTTGGATGGTTTTTATATAAAGCTTTTTACTAGAAAGCTTACTCTTCATAATGCCGAACAGGAATTAATAAACTTCCTGGATGATGAGTTTTATGCAAAAAGGGTTTTGATACTGTTTGGCTCTGCTAGAGAATATGAATTTAAAACTGTGTGCAATGGTAAAAACTATTCTGTAATAATTTTCCCTATGTATTCAAAAGATGGTTTATGGGGGATATTTGCTATATATTACGATTCGAAAAAAAAGTTATCAAATATAAAGAAAGAGATGCTCAATATTTATTCCGGGCAGATCTCACTTGCTCTTCAAAATTCTTTGTCCTTTCTTGATCTTTCCGATGGATATATGCAAACCATTGTATCTCTTTCCAATGCAGTGGATGCAAAAGATAGTTATACCAGGGGACATTCTGAAAATGTTAAAAGATATAGCATGATGATAGTTGATGAAATAGGCTTCCCCTCTGAATTTGGGAAATATATGACATATGCCGGATTACTGCATGATATAGGTAAAATAGGTGTTGATACATATATTATTGTAAAGCCTGATCGTTTGAGTCCTGAAGAGTTTGTTGAAATGAAAAAACATCCTGTTTATGGTAAGGAGATTTTAGAGCCCATAAAATTCCTGGGTGATGTGCCATATTACGTACTTTTCCACCATGAAAAGGTTGATGGGACAGGTTATCCATATGGGCTTAAAGACAAAGAGATTCCTATAGGTGCAAAGATACTATCTGTAGCAGACTCTTATGATGCTATGACAACAGATAGAAGTTACCGTCCAAGAAGGACTCCATTAGAAGCAATAGAAGAGCTTGATAGATGTTCAGGTACTCAGTTTGACAGGGAGATAGTTTCTGCTTTTAAAAGTGCATTGAAAAAGAGTAAAGTGATATGA
- the trhA gene encoding PAQR family membrane homeostasis protein TrhA, whose amino-acid sequence MKNREIISALTHLIFGFVAIFLTFISIKKGVQLKSAKHIVSYAIFGITMISLYFASGSYHLAKKGSHKKIILKKLDHIMIFFLIAGTYTPFCLITLQGYLGWFILSAVWIIALFGVFFKIYFIHAPRYLYTGIYLIMGWIIIFAIYPLYKNLHIYGTYLLLSGGLFYTIGAIIYAIKKPDPIPDLFGFHEIWHIFVILGTFCHFLSIYLYT is encoded by the coding sequence GTGAAAAATAGAGAAATCATAAGTGCACTCACTCATTTAATCTTTGGTTTCGTGGCAATATTTCTTACATTTATATCTATAAAAAAAGGTGTACAACTCAAAAGCGCTAAGCATATTGTTTCATATGCTATCTTTGGTATCACCATGATATCTCTTTATTTTGCGAGTGGTTCATATCATCTTGCTAAGAAGGGTTCCCATAAAAAAATTATATTAAAAAAGCTCGACCATATTATGATATTTTTCCTAATAGCAGGGACATATACACCTTTCTGTTTGATTACTCTTCAAGGCTATTTAGGATGGTTTATTTTATCAGCTGTGTGGATAATCGCTCTCTTTGGGGTATTCTTTAAAATCTATTTTATCCATGCCCCAAGATATCTCTACACAGGTATATATCTTATCATGGGTTGGATTATTATTTTTGCAATCTACCCTTTATATAAGAATTTACATATTTACGGAACATATCTGCTTCTGAGTGGTGGACTCTTTTATACTATAGGTGCAATCATATATGCAATAAAAAAGCCAGATCCCATACCTGACCTATTCGGTTTCCATGAAATCTGGCATATATTTGTAATATTGGGTACATTTTGTCACTTTTTATCAATATATCTTTACACGTAA
- a CDS encoding glycoside hydrolase family 57 protein — MHGYWLLVLHSHLPFVKHPEHDYFLEEHWLFEAITECYVPLLKHLGKLKSEGVEFKLTISMTPPLCEMLRDGVLMDKYKRYLDRMIELSDKEIKRTSNDFNFNKLAIFYKDFFSFTKSFMEECNWDILSVYKRYKDSENLEIITCGATHGFLPFMSYNEKAVKGQIEVAVNNYKKHFGTSPKGIWLPECAYYKGLEKILDDYGIRYFFTDTHGIIFGKPKPRYGVYAPVFTESGVAAFARDFSSSKQVWSSKEGYPGDVDYRDFYRDIGYDLDYEYIKPYICPDGTRVFTGIKYHRVTGDTDYKEYYVREHALAKAEQHAKHFVKEREKQVMELVQYMDRKPVIVSPYDAELFGHWWFEGPEFLYNVFKYMNYSHVVKPVTPMEYLNEYNTNQLLEINPSSWGDKGYYGVWLNEGNEWIYKHLKIISDKIVHYASVYKDTTDPLKERVLNQMVRELLLAQSSDWAFLITTKTATEYATLREKEHIFNFLKLETMLNGDVDIEYLQKLESKNSIFQEIDFRVFV, encoded by the coding sequence ATGCATGGATATTGGCTTTTAGTGCTTCATTCCCATCTCCCTTTTGTAAAACATCCGGAGCATGACTATTTCCTGGAAGAACATTGGCTTTTTGAAGCTATTACCGAATGTTATGTCCCTCTGCTCAAACATCTTGGAAAACTTAAATCTGAAGGGGTTGAATTCAAACTTACCATCTCGATGACTCCACCTTTGTGTGAAATGTTGCGGGATGGAGTTTTGATGGATAAATATAAGAGATATCTTGATAGGATGATAGAGCTTTCGGACAAAGAGATAAAAAGAACATCCAATGATTTCAACTTTAATAAGCTTGCAATATTTTACAAAGACTTCTTCAGTTTCACAAAATCGTTTATGGAAGAGTGCAATTGGGATATTTTATCTGTATATAAGAGATATAAAGATAGCGAAAACCTTGAAATTATAACCTGCGGAGCCACCCATGGGTTTCTTCCATTCATGAGCTATAATGAAAAGGCTGTGAAGGGACAAATTGAGGTGGCTGTAAATAATTACAAAAAACATTTTGGAACTAGTCCGAAGGGGATATGGTTACCGGAGTGTGCCTACTACAAAGGGCTTGAAAAGATACTTGATGATTATGGAATAAGATATTTTTTCACAGACACGCATGGAATTATATTTGGTAAACCTAAGCCAAGGTATGGGGTATATGCACCAGTTTTTACCGAGTCTGGAGTTGCTGCATTTGCCAGAGATTTCTCCTCTTCCAAACAGGTTTGGAGTTCAAAAGAAGGGTACCCTGGGGATGTGGATTACAGAGATTTTTATAGGGATATTGGCTATGATCTCGATTATGAATATATCAAGCCTTATATTTGTCCTGATGGTACAAGGGTATTTACGGGGATTAAGTATCATAGGGTGACAGGGGATACTGATTATAAAGAGTATTATGTCAGAGAGCATGCCCTTGCAAAGGCGGAGCAGCATGCAAAACATTTTGTAAAGGAGAGGGAGAAACAGGTAATGGAGTTGGTTCAGTATATGGATAGAAAACCTGTGATTGTTTCCCCATACGATGCGGAGCTTTTTGGACATTGGTGGTTTGAAGGGCCAGAATTTCTATACAATGTCTTTAAATATATGAATTACAGCCATGTGGTAAAACCTGTGACCCCGATGGAGTATCTAAATGAATATAATACCAACCAGCTACTGGAAATCAATCCATCATCATGGGGGGACAAAGGGTATTACGGTGTATGGCTAAACGAAGGGAATGAATGGATATATAAACATTTAAAAATTATTTCGGATAAAATTGTTCACTATGCTTCAGTTTACAAGGATACTACAGATCCATTAAAGGAAAGAGTCTTAAATCAGATGGTGAGGGAGTTGTTGCTTGCCCAGAGCAGCGATTGGGCATTTCTTATTACAACAAAGACTGCCACAGAATATGCTACGCTGAGGGAAAAGGAGCATATTTTCAACTTTTTAAAGTTGGAGACGATGCTGAATGGTGATGTGGATATTGAATATTTGCAGAAACTTGAAAGTAAAAATAGCATTTTTCAGGAGATAGATTTCAGGGTATTTGTTTAA